One Candidatus Omnitrophota bacterium DNA window includes the following coding sequences:
- a CDS encoding response regulator: MSIKILIADDDPDIRDILKLTLCEENYEIIEAVDGQEALEIIRSKPLDLVLLDYKMPKMDGRQVCDLVKKDLLLQHLPVIMVTGKGEVSDKIGGIDSGADDYVVKPFEPKELLARIRMVLRRTQRDLEANPLTRLPGNVAILNELSKRIESKKQFAVCYADLDKFKAYNDKYGFEHGDNVIRETARILLGAIKEYGRPEDFVGHIGGDDFVVITTPDFANKICEKIIHDFDNVSASFYNQEDRENGFIIGYDRQSKIHKIPLLSISIGVVTNEMREISHVAQIGEIGAELKKLAKSMEKSNYVKDKRQEKP, from the coding sequence ATGAGCATAAAAATACTTATTGCTGATGATGACCCGGATATAAGAGATATCCTTAAACTTACCCTCTGCGAAGAAAATTACGAAATTATTGAAGCAGTAGATGGCCAAGAAGCCTTGGAGATTATCCGCTCCAAACCTCTGGACTTGGTGCTTCTGGATTACAAAATGCCTAAAATGGACGGACGCCAAGTATGCGACTTAGTTAAAAAAGATTTGCTATTGCAGCACCTGCCGGTAATTATGGTTACCGGCAAAGGCGAGGTCAGCGATAAAATCGGCGGCATTGACTCCGGAGCCGACGACTATGTGGTTAAGCCTTTTGAACCAAAAGAACTTCTGGCAAGAATACGCATGGTCTTACGGCGCACGCAAAGAGACCTTGAAGCAAACCCGCTTACCCGGCTGCCCGGAAACGTGGCCATCCTTAATGAACTTTCCAAGCGCATCGAGAGTAAAAAGCAGTTCGCGGTATGCTATGCTGATTTAGATAAATTCAAAGCCTACAATGACAAATACGGATTTGAACACGGCGATAATGTAATCCGGGAAACCGCCCGCATTCTGCTGGGCGCTATCAAAGAATACGGCAGGCCCGAGGATTTTGTTGGGCACATCGGCGGCGATGATTTTGTGGTTATAACTACTCCGGATTTTGCAAATAAAATCTGTGAAAAGATAATTCATGACTTTGACAATGTCTCTGCGTCATTTTACAACCAAGAGGACAGGGAGAACGGCTTTATCATCGGCTATGACCGCCAAAGTAAAATCCATAAAATCCCTCTGCTGTCAATATCTATCGGCGTAGTGACTAATGAAATGCGTGAGATCTCGCATGTGGCCCAGATTGGTGAGATTGGTGCGGAGTTAAAGAAACTTGCCAAAAGTATGGAAAAAAGCAACTACGTCAAAGATAAGCGGCAGGAAAAGCCTTAA
- a CDS encoding ATP-binding protein, with protein sequence MLSFIFISICLIVTALGISLLSKIQRLKEAKDRISALNLSLEEMDEQAKLIMRTDMELNKAQEELDKKISGLDTLQKLSREINTTLEEKQIFKKIDNKYLEELGFERSLAFLWKSLEREFRPYLRLGYSDEESVKIETAINAGKDYFLDLIQNGVSASSEFTPESFLSKDKIRQMFLVHSFVICPVLTQEGDRGFIFVGTQNRETSITKGDQEFISILANQISQTLDNARLFEKTWRSQQELEMKVEERTRQLTQALEEGKKISKRKSDFISSVSHELRTPLTSIKGYAAILLTGKLGTIPDEIRNRLEKINRHSDELVHMVNDLLDISRIESGKVDMKIESLDLKTIIEKVADLLCEQLKTKNISFGSNLAANCQKILADRGQIERVFINLVGNALKFTPENGKININANCANKITQIDVVDTGFGIPQEAQEHIFEEFYRVDNTINQQVKGTGLGLTLVKHIVEAHQGKIWVKSKLGEGSTFSFTLKAGE encoded by the coding sequence ATGCTTTCCTTTATCTTCATTAGTATTTGTTTAATTGTCACCGCTCTGGGGATATCTTTGCTTTCTAAAATACAACGCTTAAAGGAAGCAAAGGACAGGATAAGCGCCTTAAACCTTTCTCTTGAAGAGATGGATGAACAAGCCAAACTGATCATGCGCACGGATATGGAGTTGAACAAGGCTCAGGAAGAATTGGATAAAAAAATCTCAGGGTTAGATACGCTGCAAAAACTTTCCCGGGAAATAAATACGACCCTGGAAGAAAAACAGATTTTTAAGAAAATAGATAATAAATACCTGGAAGAGCTGGGATTTGAGAGATCGCTGGCTTTTTTATGGAAGAGCTTAGAAAGAGAGTTCCGCCCGTACTTACGCTTGGGATACAGCGACGAAGAATCGGTAAAGATAGAAACTGCAATTAATGCCGGCAAAGATTATTTTCTGGACCTAATTCAAAACGGCGTAAGCGCCTCCTCTGAATTTACGCCCGAGAGCTTCTTATCAAAGGATAAAATCCGCCAGATGTTTCTAGTGCATTCATTTGTTATCTGCCCGGTGCTCACTCAGGAGGGAGACCGGGGCTTCATCTTTGTAGGCACGCAAAATAGAGAAACTTCCATCACCAAAGGGGACCAGGAATTTATCAGCATATTGGCCAATCAAATCAGCCAGACTTTAGATAACGCCCGCCTTTTTGAAAAAACATGGAGGTCGCAGCAGGAATTAGAGATGAAGGTTGAGGAAAGAACCCGCCAGTTGACTCAAGCCTTAGAAGAAGGAAAAAAGATAAGCAAACGTAAAAGCGATTTTATCTCCAGCGTGTCGCACGAATTAAGGACCCCCCTTACATCGATCAAGGGTTACGCGGCTATTTTACTTACCGGTAAACTGGGAACAATACCGGATGAAATAAGAAACAGACTTGAGAAAATAAACCGCCACAGCGATGAATTGGTACATATGGTAAACGATTTATTGGATATCTCGCGCATTGAATCCGGCAAGGTGGATATGAAAATTGAAAGTTTGGATTTAAAAACTATCATCGAGAAGGTTGCCGACTTACTTTGCGAACAACTAAAAACAAAAAATATCAGTTTTGGCAGTAATCTAGCTGCTAATTGCCAAAAGATACTGGCTGACCGCGGCCAGATCGAAAGAGTGTTTATTAATCTGGTCGGTAACGCACTAAAGTTTACTCCGGAAAACGGCAAAATTAATATCAACGCAAACTGCGCCAATAAAATAACCCAGATTGATGTTGTAGACACTGGCTTTGGGATTCCGCAAGAAGCTCAGGAACATATATTTGAAGAATTTTATCGCGTAGACAACACTATTAATCAGCAGGTAAAAGGCACCGGCCTTGGGCTGACTCTGGTTAAACACATTGTCGAGGCCCACCAGGGCAAAATTTGGGTAAAAAGCAAACTCGGCGAAGGTTCAACTTTCAGCTTTACTCTTAAGGCTGGCGAATAA
- a CDS encoding FIST N-terminal domain-containing protein, with protein sequence MKISFGFSQLKEHIQAANEAMGQAVIGLGKVPASLAFIFTSPEFAHPLVLRTVNNLLGEIPIFGCSSEGLLTNKGIFKYGFAVLLISLNQQTFFNIASVKNINKDTSFTLGKELANKLLYGFKNVRRSLSIIFSDKLITEGTNLINGLQENLGRSFPLIGASAADNFANQKTFQYVNGELLSGSCCGILFGGKFNFGFGIKHGWFALGKMRCVTQSNSNVIQEIDGAPAVKLYEDYFAKDTAELAKELQRISISYPIGIYLQGEKEYLLRNIISIKDDGSLVTQGDVPQDSKIRLMISTVDSRLQAAVAACAEAKRNLGGQKIKFVMVFDSAARFSLLGRQNDIELDVIKEVFGKDTPLIGIYTKGEQAPLRSINYLGKTYFRNQSINILAIGDQ encoded by the coding sequence ATGAAGATAAGTTTTGGTTTTAGCCAGCTCAAAGAACATATCCAAGCTGCTAATGAGGCGATGGGACAGGCGGTAATCGGATTGGGAAAGGTGCCGGCAAGCCTGGCCTTTATTTTTACCTCCCCAGAATTTGCACATCCTTTGGTATTAAGAACCGTTAATAACCTGCTGGGAGAAATCCCGATATTTGGCTGCAGCAGCGAGGGGCTCCTGACCAATAAAGGTATATTTAAATATGGATTTGCTGTTTTACTCATTAGCTTAAACCAACAGACTTTTTTTAATATCGCCTCGGTCAAAAATATTAACAAGGACACTTCGTTTACATTGGGCAAAGAGTTGGCCAATAAATTATTGTATGGTTTCAAAAATGTGCGCAGGAGCTTAAGTATAATCTTCTCGGATAAACTAATAACTGAAGGAACAAATTTAATCAATGGCTTGCAGGAAAATTTGGGAAGAAGCTTTCCTCTAATCGGGGCCTCGGCTGCGGATAATTTTGCCAATCAAAAAACATTTCAATACGTTAACGGCGAACTGCTTTCTGGATCCTGCTGCGGGATACTTTTTGGCGGAAAATTCAATTTTGGGTTCGGCATAAAACATGGCTGGTTTGCTTTGGGTAAAATGCGCTGCGTTACCCAATCAAACAGTAATGTTATTCAGGAGATCGACGGGGCTCCGGCAGTAAAGCTTTATGAAGATTACTTTGCTAAAGATACGGCAGAACTTGCCAAAGAATTACAACGCATATCTATTTCCTATCCTATAGGGATTTATCTGCAAGGAGAAAAGGAATACCTCCTGCGCAATATAATCTCAATAAAAGACGACGGATCGCTAGTTACCCAGGGAGACGTTCCCCAAGACAGTAAAATAAGATTAATGATTAGCACCGTAGATTCCCGCCTGCAAGCTGCGGTTGCCGCCTGCGCAGAAGCAAAGAGAAACCTGGGAGGGCAAAAAATAAAGTTCGTGATGGTATTTGATTCTGCCGCCAGATTTTCCCTTTTAGGCAGGCAGAATGATATAGAGCTCGATGTGATTAAAGAAGTATTCGGTAAAGACACCCCGTTAATAGGCATCTACACCAAAGGAGAACAGGCTCCGCTTAGATCCATCAATTATTTGGGCAAGACCTATTTCCGCAACCAGAGTATAAATATTTTAGCCATAGGAGATCAATAA
- a CDS encoding peptidyl-prolyl cis-trans isomerase, protein MRRKNPSVTLVCVLSVLFLCLSGCDQVKKLKIPPKAKSWQPQGTVVAYVNDLPITSEQLDQEISTYNESTSNPEAKINTREQKVAYLNEELIRRYLLYLEAKARGLDRQPKTQELLGNLEVNILASQILHDEIDNITVTSSEIEEFYNTFKDQYRQEEERKIREIVLDSETEAKDILIELLKGADFATLAMQRSKAQSASAGGDLGFIKKGKRGADYSRFDEIAFSRSLEAGQLSTVFKEKNGYYIIKIEAIKGGQVRALSEVWDEIKRSVLFLKQQQKLKEITTGLLKKTKVVIYQDLIK, encoded by the coding sequence ATGAGGCGCAAAAACCCGTCGGTTACTCTTGTCTGTGTATTATCGGTTTTATTTTTATGCTTATCCGGCTGCGACCAGGTTAAAAAGTTAAAAATTCCTCCCAAAGCTAAATCCTGGCAGCCACAGGGAACGGTGGTTGCCTACGTTAATGACCTGCCTATTACTTCAGAGCAGTTAGACCAGGAAATCAGCACTTATAATGAATCTACAAGTAATCCCGAAGCTAAAATCAATACTCGCGAACAGAAAGTTGCCTACTTAAACGAAGAGTTAATCCGGCGCTACCTTTTGTATTTAGAGGCAAAGGCCAGGGGTCTGGATAGGCAGCCGAAAACCCAGGAACTCTTGGGAAACCTGGAAGTTAATATTTTAGCCAGCCAGATTCTCCATGACGAAATAGATAATATAACGGTTACCTCCTCGGAAATTGAGGAATTTTACAATACCTTTAAAGACCAGTACCGTCAGGAAGAAGAAAGAAAAATCAGGGAGATTGTTTTGGATAGCGAGACAGAAGCAAAAGATATTCTTATAGAGTTGCTTAAAGGCGCGGATTTCGCTACCTTGGCGATGCAGCGTTCAAAAGCGCAAAGCGCCTCAGCCGGAGGGGATTTAGGGTTCATCAAAAAGGGCAAGCGCGGCGCGGATTACAGCCGTTTTGATGAAATAGCTTTTTCGCGTTCATTGGAAGCAGGCCAGCTAAGCACCGTTTTTAAGGAAAAGAACGGTTACTACATAATAAAGATAGAAGCGATAAAAGGCGGCCAGGTAAGGGCTTTATCCGAAGTATGGGATGAGATTAAAAGGAGCGTTCTGTTCCTTAAGCAGCAGCAAAAATTAAAGGAAATTACCACGGGCTTATTAAAGAAAACTAAAGTAGTCATATACCAGGACCTGATAAAATAA
- the cpaB gene encoding Flp pilus assembly protein CpaB — MKIELRRKFPLIIAVVCGIAAIILLNLYLKSREGEIWDKMRQAEQKAQAAKPKVTMGVVLVAKREIPVQTPITAEDLTFRQVPMEYIQPGAVTSLEQVIGQIASGPIGAEEQILSTKLLPPGNIGKTLSEITPEGKRAVTVSVDNLVSIAGLLKPGDYVDIFALIALPKKTISQTKEESDPRLISLFQGVQVLAMGNELVASKSKTKENAATAAQTVTFALTPQEAVLLSFVQEHGKIKLALRSSQDTKVEAVAPADWDTLLNYLSTSQGEKAGLEGQPVVEIYRGLQKEIVPLSASNKQK, encoded by the coding sequence ATGAAAATAGAATTAAGAAGAAAATTCCCCCTGATTATCGCGGTTGTCTGCGGGATCGCGGCGATAATCTTGCTCAACCTTTATCTTAAGAGCAGAGAAGGTGAAATCTGGGATAAGATGAGGCAAGCGGAACAAAAGGCCCAGGCTGCCAAACCAAAAGTGACCATGGGGGTTGTACTGGTGGCAAAAAGAGAGATTCCGGTGCAGACGCCGATTACCGCCGAAGACCTTACATTTAGACAGGTGCCAATGGAATATATCCAGCCCGGCGCAGTTACTTCTCTTGAACAGGTTATCGGCCAGATTGCTTCCGGTCCGATCGGCGCCGAAGAGCAGATACTGAGCACAAAACTTCTTCCTCCCGGAAATATCGGAAAGACCCTTTCGGAAATTACGCCTGAAGGCAAGAGAGCAGTAACTGTTTCCGTGGATAACCTTGTCAGTATTGCCGGTTTACTAAAACCCGGAGATTACGTGGATATATTCGCGCTCATTGCTTTGCCTAAGAAGACCATATCGCAGACAAAAGAAGAATCAGATCCGCGCTTAATCTCGCTTTTTCAAGGGGTGCAAGTATTGGCAATGGGAAATGAGCTGGTTGCTTCAAAATCTAAAACAAAAGAAAATGCGGCTACCGCGGCGCAAACCGTTACTTTCGCGCTTACGCCTCAAGAAGCGGTGTTACTTTCTTTTGTCCAGGAACACGGCAAGATTAAATTAGCCCTGCGTTCCTCGCAGGATACCAAGGTTGAGGCGGTTGCACCGGCTGATTGGGATACCCTATTAAATTATTTATCCACCAGCCAGGGGGAGAAAGCCGGTTTGGAAGGCCAGCCGGTAGTTGAGATCTACCGCGGCTTGCAAAAAGAAATTGTTCCCCTATCAGCATCGAACAAACAAAAATGA
- a CDS encoding TonB family protein, whose translation MSAAQAYPEELKVITLYVAEGKVVSVNTPTRVVINNPNVIDVTSVSKEDMLLAAKSPGTTNLVWWDAAGQHSLRVEVFQEDMNLVKKRIDTLLKELNLPGVFTRGSDSEGKVLLLGSVKQPADLERIDTALSSLKGKTANLIQLKEERAVVEIKVQVLELNKDATSSLGFSFPGSIDITDIGSPGLAAAGTSWGKLFKVSNVGRGAFNLTLDALVQEGKARILSQPRLACQSGKEAELLVGGEKPIFNTSIAATSGASGTNIEYKEFGIKLKIKPTITEDKQIKLALNVEVSDVGTAETIGSTGGSTTTTTALAYPLSKRNASTQLFVNDGQMMAIGGLIKQKTEEDVRKTPFLGDVPVLGLFFRKKSTKVGGGQGERGDTELLITLTPTIIKEQPVLAETAKAQASPSAVNVPITREGAKSAESLPAKTKVLSPAEITSQALSEYMHKISKRIQDNFVYPWAAKQGKMQGTVRLGLRLDSMGTLLEVEVKQSSGYNIFDENAVSMVKKLSPYPPFPAQLKQKELRVDLPIVYKLD comes from the coding sequence TTGTCCGCGGCGCAGGCCTATCCGGAAGAGTTGAAAGTTATAACTTTATACGTCGCAGAAGGCAAGGTTGTGTCCGTAAATACTCCTACCCGGGTGGTGATCAATAATCCTAATGTTATTGACGTTACTTCAGTAAGCAAGGAGGATATGTTGCTGGCGGCCAAAAGTCCAGGCACAACCAATTTAGTCTGGTGGGATGCCGCCGGGCAGCATTCATTGCGGGTAGAGGTTTTTCAGGAAGATATGAATTTGGTTAAAAAAAGGATAGATACCTTATTAAAAGAATTGAACCTTCCCGGGGTTTTTACGCGAGGCTCGGATAGCGAAGGCAAGGTTTTACTTTTAGGAAGCGTAAAGCAGCCTGCGGATTTAGAGCGTATCGATACGGCATTAAGTTCGCTTAAAGGGAAAACCGCCAATCTTATCCAGCTAAAGGAAGAAAGGGCGGTAGTAGAGATTAAAGTGCAAGTCCTGGAATTAAATAAAGATGCCACCTCGAGTTTAGGTTTTAGTTTTCCAGGTTCCATCGATATTACCGACATCGGCTCGCCAGGACTAGCTGCCGCAGGCACAAGCTGGGGAAAGTTATTTAAGGTATCGAATGTAGGCCGTGGTGCTTTTAATTTGACATTGGATGCTTTGGTTCAGGAAGGCAAGGCGCGCATACTTTCTCAGCCCAGGCTTGCTTGCCAAAGCGGCAAGGAAGCTGAGTTGTTAGTCGGCGGAGAAAAGCCGATATTTAATACCAGTATAGCGGCTACAAGCGGAGCCAGCGGCACAAATATAGAATATAAAGAATTCGGCATTAAATTAAAAATAAAACCCACAATAACCGAAGATAAACAGATTAAATTGGCATTGAATGTGGAAGTCAGCGACGTGGGCACAGCGGAAACCATCGGTTCAACGGGCGGGAGCACGACTACGACTACGGCCTTGGCGTATCCTTTAAGCAAACGCAACGCATCCACCCAGCTTTTTGTTAATGACGGCCAGATGATGGCTATCGGCGGGTTGATCAAGCAAAAGACCGAGGAGGATGTCCGCAAAACTCCTTTCCTGGGGGATGTACCAGTGTTGGGATTATTTTTTAGGAAAAAGTCAACCAAGGTAGGAGGTGGTCAAGGAGAGAGAGGCGATACAGAGCTGTTGATTACGCTTACCCCTACTATTATAAAAGAACAACCCGTGCTTGCTGAAACAGCTAAGGCCCAGGCGTCCCCTTCAGCCGTCAACGTACCTATAACCAGAGAAGGCGCTAAAAGCGCAGAGTCCTTGCCCGCTAAAACTAAAGTACTTTCTCCTGCCGAAATAACCAGCCAGGCGTTGTCCGAATACATGCACAAAATTAGCAAACGCATACAGGACAATTTCGTTTATCCTTGGGCAGCCAAACAAGGCAAAATGCAGGGAACGGTAAGATTAGGTTTGCGGCTTGATTCTATGGGCACGCTCTTAGAGGTTGAGGTTAAACAGTCATCAGGATACAACATATTTGATGAGAACGCAGTGAGTATGGTTAAAAAATTATCTCCTTATCCTCCGTTTCCTGCACAGCTCAAGCAAAAGGAACTCCGGGTAGATCTCCCTATCGTCTATAAACTGGATTAA
- a CDS encoding ATPase, T2SS/T4P/T4SS family yields the protein MAQIISIFSTKGGVGRTFIVTNLAIALAQKITKGKKVLLFDTDLQLPGNMAMLLNLKPKKPLVDLIPEWRKGNYTPSQIGEYILHYPAASMDLLPLVLTAEERPYVDEKFISCVLSDLIKEYEFIVCDSGRTFNKALVAILEQTNLILLAINPDILSVYQAKEDIKTLQSLYFPAKMMRVVLNRAESTGAVSWQEVRAALPCDIISRIPSEGRVVGSALNRGIPVVLDSPRSRVSIVLDKLAEDLIAHPDFFISHKKLEAAVPAVEKKKEFLEEDTSSLESLSLGGRKPIERKLTGEEKIDDLKQRVHKRVIQELDLRRLDRVAGDLTKIADLRQKTMKAINIALTDEAGALISSREERERLIKEISDEILGLGPLEDLINDPEITDILVNNKSQIYIEKHGKLELVSKRFVSNDQVRQIIERIIAPLGRRVDESVPMVDGRLSDGSRVNAIIPPLSLTGPTLTIRKFSQERLKVNDLERLNALNNTMGEFLRACVVCRKNIIISGGTGSGKTTVLNVLSEFVPEGERVITIEDAAELKLDHQHWIRLESRPPNIEGKGAIFVQDLFRNSLRMRPDRIIIGECRGQEALDMLQAMNTGHDGSMTTIHANSTQDVLARLDSLILMSGIEIPLRAIREMIASSIDMIVHTARFSDGSRKITQITEITGMADEMHIGLNDIFIFEQSGIDSQGKVQGEFKATGILPTFLDDLRKSGSIFSEEVFKKKE from the coding sequence ATGGCCCAGATTATTTCTATTTTTAGCACCAAAGGCGGCGTAGGAAGGACCTTTATTGTCACCAACCTTGCCATTGCCTTAGCGCAAAAAATAACCAAAGGCAAAAAGGTTTTACTTTTTGATACTGATTTACAGTTGCCGGGCAATATGGCGATGCTCTTGAATTTAAAGCCAAAAAAGCCCTTGGTTGATCTTATCCCCGAATGGCGTAAAGGTAATTATACGCCCTCCCAGATTGGCGAATATATCCTTCATTATCCCGCCGCAAGTATGGACCTGCTTCCCCTGGTCTTAACTGCCGAAGAAAGGCCGTATGTAGATGAAAAATTTATCTCTTGCGTTCTGAGCGATTTGATTAAGGAATACGAATTTATCGTTTGCGATAGCGGCAGGACATTTAATAAAGCGCTTGTGGCTATCCTTGAACAGACAAATTTGATTTTGCTGGCGATTAATCCCGACATCCTTTCGGTTTATCAGGCAAAAGAAGATATCAAGACACTGCAGTCACTATATTTTCCCGCCAAGATGATGCGTGTGGTTTTAAACCGCGCGGAAAGCACCGGCGCGGTATCCTGGCAGGAGGTAAGGGCGGCTTTGCCCTGCGATATCATCAGCCGCATCCCGTCGGAGGGCAGGGTTGTGGGCTCGGCCTTAAACCGCGGCATACCCGTTGTGTTGGATAGTCCGCGCTCGCGCGTAAGTATTGTGCTGGATAAATTAGCTGAAGATTTAATCGCTCACCCGGATTTTTTTATCTCCCATAAAAAATTGGAAGCAGCTGTTCCGGCTGTGGAAAAAAAGAAAGAATTTTTAGAAGAGGATACCTCTTCTTTGGAATCCCTTTCCTTGGGCGGCCGTAAGCCCATTGAGAGAAAACTTACCGGCGAAGAGAAAATAGACGACTTAAAACAACGGGTGCACAAGCGCGTTATTCAGGAATTGGATCTACGGCGCCTGGATCGCGTAGCCGGGGACCTGACAAAAATCGCGGATTTACGCCAGAAGACAATGAAAGCGATTAATATCGCGCTAACTGATGAAGCCGGGGCGCTTATTTCTTCGCGGGAGGAGCGGGAGCGCCTGATCAAGGAGATCAGTGACGAAATTTTGGGCCTGGGCCCTTTGGAAGATTTGATCAATGACCCCGAAATTACCGATATTTTAGTTAACAATAAGAGCCAAATCTACATCGAAAAGCACGGCAAGTTAGAGTTAGTTTCCAAGCGTTTCGTATCCAATGATCAGGTGCGCCAGATAATCGAGCGCATTATCGCGCCCTTAGGCAGGAGGGTGGATGAGTCGGTGCCGATGGTTGACGGCCGGCTTTCCGACGGTTCGCGGGTTAACGCGATCATTCCTCCGCTTTCCCTTACCGGGCCGACGCTGACGATCAGGAAATTCAGCCAGGAGCGGCTTAAGGTTAATGATTTAGAACGGCTGAATGCTTTAAATAATACAATGGGAGAATTTCTTAGAGCCTGCGTTGTCTGCCGCAAGAATATAATTATTTCAGGAGGCACCGGCTCAGGAAAAACTACGGTTTTAAATGTGCTCTCCGAGTTTGTTCCCGAAGGAGAAAGGGTGATCACGATTGAAGATGCCGCGGAATTAAAGCTCGACCACCAGCACTGGATCCGCCTGGAGTCGCGGCCGCCGAATATTGAAGGGAAAGGGGCGATTTTCGTGCAAGATTTGTTCAGGAATTCTCTGCGCATGCGGCCTGACCGGATTATCATCGGAGAATGCCGCGGCCAGGAAGCTTTGGATATGCTCCAGGCGATGAACACCGGCCACGACGGCTCGATGACTACCATCCATGCTAACTCCACCCAAGATGTCTTAGCGCGCCTGGATTCGCTGATCCTGATGAGCGGTATCGAGATTCCCCTGCGGGCAATCCGCGAGATGATTGCCTCAAGCATCGATATGATCGTCCATACCGCCCGTTTTTCCGACGGCTCAAGAAAGATTACCCAGATAACCGAAATTACCGGGATGGCCGACGAGATGCATATCGGATTAAACGATATATTTATTTTTGAGCAGTCCGGTATTGACAGCCAGGGAAAAGTCCAGGGAGAGTTTAAAGCCACAGGAATATTGCCGACCTTTCTAGATGACCTACGCAAAAGTGGCAGTATCTTTTCAGAAGAAGTATTCAAAAAGAAAGAGTAA